In the Gopherus flavomarginatus isolate rGopFla2 chromosome 6, rGopFla2.mat.asm, whole genome shotgun sequence genome, one interval contains:
- the RTN3 gene encoding reticulon-3 isoform X1, which produces MADPATQSPYISSSAGGGPSEPGTTPIPAGGRDCKGTSSQSCADSFVSSSQPVSLFTTSQEETASLSDKAASGILGSENKTSGLTAWADSSREIDSKSSPSNEVKELVVAVDNKRMDSFRGPSADSGIEATSIGSPGSEGSPFSIGAEPHSYSPVISTSSPEQTYVSGTSICLSEDGKAEQSRRKDQDFMDQNKRVTTGSEFRFTFLTDQKQDAEQSLIKGVYSQSSTPSAGETTLEKDSPESPFEVIIDKAAFDKEYKDSLISNSSDLSSNWVMHSERELLTDIPEDRICEFQVKPRSGSIISAGPGLSRQSSGTTAALEEVSKCVREMHSFTNELLNWDLIPKVEHSEKIAETSDLPAVPSKEVGSPPAQPAGNRTEVCKAPSPHPVTVSVQQKDRAYTDLASPRFEKHVPLDKEAVKMKTASPAAVELKTDGSWPSSGLAEITDADSSGESDDTVIEDVPVDVAYGNKKLVLQPADSGVAPEEKLTLAPVTAGKTGDWIIADNEEAPNKLHKHSKEGQLPSKTPEDNQGFIDGFETTEAHPDVGGSPVAEAKHPKLSTLDLTSINMQHSGSWDPGLLGKPLKAGEILSISPTAAPLKDLRNMPNERVPLSLPLGNLKEQDHPDALSGENFVDFMQECLKSKGNDSLEDLTDTFSEAEIAALKTTPPGRALHKDEANRSDVNVDGDYAVRSITDDEGNFQKPLFSQRSPTVAQDFEQEQLTIKALKELGGKLDDEQTPAQSKISAPGGERTAQDQDTSAAAQKSPLEKRPLCIHQQTDMKPTPATGLISTDGEIPKEAVWDSVAGSPVEHALVRLLTGFSVHDLIFWRDVKKTGFVFGTSLIMLLSLAAFSVISVVSYLILALLSVTISFRVYKSVIQAVQKSEEGHPFKAYLDLDITLSSEAFHNYVNDAMVHVNRALKLIIRLFLVEDLVDSLKLAVVMWLMTYVGAVFNGITLLILGELLIFGIPVVYEKYKTQIDRYVGIIRDQTKSIIAKIQAKLPGAVKKKPE; this is translated from the exons AGGAGACAGCTTCTCTCTCTGATAAGGCAGCTTCAGGGATTCTGGGATCTGAAAATAAAACCTCTGGCTTGACAGCTTgggcagacagcagcagagaaataGACAGCAAGTCCTCTCCCTCAAATGAGGTGAAAGAACTGGTGGTTGCTGTAGACAACAAAAGAATGGATAGCTTCCGTGGGCCAAGTGCTGATTCTGGAATAGAGGCAACATCCATTGGGTCTCCTGGGTCAGAAGGCTCCCCATTTTCTATTGGAGCAGAACCTCATTCCTACAGCCCAGTGATTTCGACTAGTTCCCCAGAACAAACGTATGTGAGCGGCACCAGTATCTGCCTGTCAGAAGATGGTAAGGCTGAACAAAGCAGACGTAAAGACCAAGATTTTATGGACCAAAACAAGAGAGTCACTACAGGCAGTGAATTCAGATTTACTTTCCTGACTGACCAGAAGCAAGATGCTGAGCAATCTCTGATTAAAGGTGTCTATTCACAGTCTTCCACTCCATCTGCTGGGGAGACCACTCTAGAAAAAGACTCTCCTGAATCGCCGTTCGAGGTGATTATCGACAAAGCAGCATTTGATAAAGAGTACAAGGATTCATTAATTAGCAACTCCAGTGATCTCAGTAGCAACTGGGTGATGCACAGTGAGAGAGAGCTTCTTACGGATATCCCAGAAGACCGTATCTGTGAGTTCCAGGTGAAACCTCGCAGCGGGAGCATTATTTCAGCAGGACCCGGGCTATCACGTCAGTCTTCAGGTACAACAGCTGCATTGGAAGAAGTGTCCAAGTGTGTACGCGAGATGCACAGCTTCACAAATGAGCTTTTGAACTGGGACTTGATTCCTAAAGTAGAGCATTCTGAGAAGATTGCTGAAACCTCAGACCTACCTGCAGTGCCCTCCAAAGAAGTTGGCAGCCCTCCTGCGCAGCCAGCTGGCAACAGGACAGAAGTATGCAAAGCACCCTCCCCTCATCCTGTCACTGTCAGTGTCCAGCAGAAAGACAGAGCATATACAGACTTAGCATCTCCTCGATTTGAGAAACATGTTCCTCTGGACAAAGAAGCTGTTAAAATGAAGACTGCTTCACCTGCTGCAGTTGAACTGAAGACTGATGGGAGCTGGCCAAGTTCTGGCCTGGCTGAAATCACAGATGCAGACAGCTCTGGTGAGTCTGATGACACAGTGATAGAGGATGTGCCTGTAGATGTGGCCTATGGAAACAAGAAGCTTGTCCTTCAACCCGCAGATAGCGGCGTGGCACCAGAGGAGAAGCTGACCTTAGCTCCAGTTACTGCTGGCAAAACAGGAGACTGGATAATTGCAGATAATGAAGAGGCACCTAACAAGCTGCACAAACACAGCAAAGAGGGTCAGTTGCCCTCTAAGACACCAGAAGATAATCAGGGATTCATTGATGGCTTTGAAACTACAGAAGCGCATCCAGACGTTGGAGGAAGTCCAGTTGCTGAAGCAAAACATCCCAAGTTGTCCACTCTGGATTTGACATCTATAAATATGCAGCATTCTGGCAGCTGGGATCCAGGTCTCCTTGGGAAACCACTCAAGGCTGGTGAAATTCTGAGCATTTCTCCAACGGCAGCTCCACTGAAGGATCTTAGAAACATGCCGAACGAGAGAgtccccctctctctgcccttgGGTAATTTGAAAGAACAAGATCATCCAGATGCCTTAAGTGGGGAGAACTTTGTGGATTTCATGCAGGAATGCTTGAAGTCAAAGGGTAATGACTCTCTAGAGGACCTGACAGACACCTTCTCAGAGGCTGAAATTGCAGCTCTAAAAACCACTCCTCCAGGAAGAGCTCTTCATAAAGATGAGGCAAATAGGTCAGATGTGAACGTGGATGGTGATTATGCTGTGCGAAGCATCACTGATGACGAGGGCAACTTCCAGAAACCTTTGTTCTCTCAAAGATCTCCCACGGTAGCTCAAGACTTTGAGCAGGAGCAGCTGACAATTAAGGCCCTCAAAGAACTAGGTGGAAAACTGGATGATGAGCAGACTCCAGCACAAAGTAAAATCTCCGCACCTGGAGGGGAAAGAACAGCACAGGACCAGGACAcctcagcagcagctcagaaatCTCCCTTGGAGAAGAGACCTCTCTGCATCCATCAGCAAACAGATATGAAGCCCACCCCTGCCACAGGTCTCATTAGTACTGATGGTGAAATCCCCAAAGAAGCTGTCTGGGATAGCGTGGCTGGATCTCCAGTAGAACATGCCCTAGTGAGGCTACTGACTGGGTTTTCAG TGCATGATCTGATCTTCTGGCGGGATGTGAAGAAGACAGGCTTTGTCTTTGGCACGTCACTGAtcatgctgctctctctggccgccTTCAGTGTCATCAGTGTGGTTTCTTACCTCATCCTGGCGCTGCTGTCAGTCACCATCagctttagagtctacaagtctgTCATCCAAGCTGTACAGAAGTCTGAAGAGGGACATCCATTCAA AGCCTACCTGGACCTCGATATCACGCTCTCTTCAGAGGCCTTCCACAACTACGTGAATGATGCAATGGTGCACGTCAACCGAGCTCTCAAACTCATCATCCGCCTCTTCCTGGTGGAGGACCTGGTGGATTCCCTGAAG CTGGCAGTTGTCATGTGGCTGATGACGTATGTCGGGGCTGTGTTTAATGGGATCACCCTCCTCATTCTTG GAGAATTGCTGATTTTCGGTATTCCAGTTGTCTATGAGAAATATAAG ACGCAGATCGATCGCTACGTTGGAATCATCCGGGACCAGACTAAGTCGATTATTGCAAA GATCCAAGCAAAACTTCCAGGAGCGGTGAAGAAAAAGCCAGAATAA
- the SPINDOC gene encoding spindlin interactor and repressor of chromatin-binding protein isoform X2, producing MEVKAEVSRLEYIAVSLKCEAEEPVPIAACAQLCAPMGDLAPGVKLEEADKEPLDRGGAPAEAGPGRAWQQEYLVGDCPGRGGTVCMVCGTFLGTCGPSAAREHVLQHHAHSLGLSPEEKRNILEAWSQGGNLPEGAPPPCTPGQYHGAKEPAEIEVLIDPEEQTVTRKRGQPRGRPAPRPGTTSPSEEAAPSSAPPEIRLFTDGSFPAGFTLRLYCRPQSASGGREIRKNPSVQEQKSPGDRGKTQALGKRQKQLGKAGTVRRSTGNPVGNGPISALPSQDLDPGVPRLRRKGCSHHGITRRLRLSPSTVRCTLQSWQTQGKAPAAPSPPQARPFDPAWRADFLMDYDAGAGTMVCMVCEYSLLPIRLGTVMRHIRQCHAETLHLPRGVRRAIREVWETRGPVPAPPQHGALKGE from the exons ATGGAGGTGAAGGCAGAGGTGTCCCGGCTGGAGTACATTGCTGTCTCGCTGAAGTGTGAGGCAGAGGAACCAGTGCCAATTGCAGCCTGTGCCCAGCTCTGTGCCCCCATGGGTGACCTCGCCCCCGGGGTCAAGCTGGAGGAGGCTGACAAGGAGCCTCTAGACAGAG GGGGAGCAccagcagaggcagggcctggTAGGGCCTGGCAGCAGGAGTACTTAGTGGGAGACTGCCCAGGGCGCGGCGGGACCGTGTGCATGGTCTGTGGCACCTTCCTGGGTACCTGTGGGCCAAGTGCTGCCCGGGAGCATGTTCTGCAGCACCACGCCCACTCGCTGGGCCTCAGCCCGGAGGAGAAGCGCAACATTCTGGAGGCCTGGAGCCAGGGGGGCAACCTGCCCGAGGGggcacccccaccctgcaccccag GTCAGTACCATGGGGCCAAGGAACCAGCCGAGATCGAGGTTCTAATTGATCCAGAGGAGCAGACGGTGACCCGGAAACGGGGGCAGCCCAGAGGGCGCCCTGCCCCTCGCCCAG GGACAACATCCCCCTCAGAGGAGGCTGCCCCAAGCTCAGCGCCCCCCGAAATCCGCCTCTTCACTGACGGTTCTTTCCCAGCCGGATTCACGCTCAGGCTGTACTGCAGACCCCAGTCAG CTTCTGGAGGGAGAGAAATCAGGAAGAATCCAAGCGTCCAGGAACAGAAGAGCCCAGGGGACAGGGGAAAAACCCAGGCACTGGGGAAGAGACAGAAGCAGCTCGGCAAAGCAGGGACCGTGAGACGGAGCACAGGGAACCCAG TTGGCAACGGCCCCATCTCTGCGCTGCCCAGCCAGGATCTGGACCCAGGTGTCCCCCGCCTCCGCCGCAAGGGCTGCTCTCACCATGGCATCACCCGGCGCCTCCGGCTGAGCCCTAGCACCGTCCGCTGCACGCTGCAGAGCTGGCAGACGCAGGGCAaggccccagcagccccctccccaccccaggccagGCCCTTTGACCCGGCATGGCGCGCCGACTTCCTGATGGACTACGATGCTGGTGCTGGCACCATGGTGTGCATGGTCTGCGAGTACTCCCTGCTGCCTATTCGACTAGGCACCGTCATGCGCCACATCCGCCAGTGCCATGCCGAGACCCTGCACTTGCCTCGGGGGGTGCGCCGGGCCATCCGTGAGGTGTGGGAGACCCGGGGACCCGTCCCCGCTCCACCCCAGCACGGGGCGCTGAAGGGGGAATAG
- the SPINDOC gene encoding spindlin interactor and repressor of chromatin-binding protein isoform X3: MEVKAEVSRLEYIAVSLKCEAEEPVPIAACAQLCAPMGDLAPGVKLEEADKEPLDRGQYHGAKEPAEIEVLIDPEEQTVTRKRGQPRGRPAPRPDARALEPGQRPRGQRRRQSMRPVEGMALPARERRSKQLSEGQDRGTVSPGTTSPSEEAAPSSAPPEIRLFTDGSFPAGFTLRLYCRPQSASGGREIRKNPSVQEQKSPGDRGKTQALGKRQKQLGKAGTVRRSTGNPVGNGPISALPSQDLDPGVPRLRRKGCSHHGITRRLRLSPSTVRCTLQSWQTQGKAPAAPSPPQARPFDPAWRADFLMDYDAGAGTMVCMVCEYSLLPIRLGTVMRHIRQCHAETLHLPRGVRRAIREVWETRGPVPAPPQHGALKGE, from the exons ATGGAGGTGAAGGCAGAGGTGTCCCGGCTGGAGTACATTGCTGTCTCGCTGAAGTGTGAGGCAGAGGAACCAGTGCCAATTGCAGCCTGTGCCCAGCTCTGTGCCCCCATGGGTGACCTCGCCCCCGGGGTCAAGCTGGAGGAGGCTGACAAGGAGCCTCTAGACAGAG GTCAGTACCATGGGGCCAAGGAACCAGCCGAGATCGAGGTTCTAATTGATCCAGAGGAGCAGACGGTGACCCGGAAACGGGGGCAGCCCAGAGGGCGCCCTGCCCCTCGCCCAG ATGCTAGGGCCCTGGAGCCCGGGCAGCGCCCGCGGGGCCAGAGGAGACGACAGAGCATGAGGCCTGTGGAGGGCATGGCGCTACCAGCCAGGGAGCGTAGGAGCAAGCAGCTGAGTGAGGGACAGGACAGGGGCACCGTGAGTCCAG GGACAACATCCCCCTCAGAGGAGGCTGCCCCAAGCTCAGCGCCCCCCGAAATCCGCCTCTTCACTGACGGTTCTTTCCCAGCCGGATTCACGCTCAGGCTGTACTGCAGACCCCAGTCAG CTTCTGGAGGGAGAGAAATCAGGAAGAATCCAAGCGTCCAGGAACAGAAGAGCCCAGGGGACAGGGGAAAAACCCAGGCACTGGGGAAGAGACAGAAGCAGCTCGGCAAAGCAGGGACCGTGAGACGGAGCACAGGGAACCCAG TTGGCAACGGCCCCATCTCTGCGCTGCCCAGCCAGGATCTGGACCCAGGTGTCCCCCGCCTCCGCCGCAAGGGCTGCTCTCACCATGGCATCACCCGGCGCCTCCGGCTGAGCCCTAGCACCGTCCGCTGCACGCTGCAGAGCTGGCAGACGCAGGGCAaggccccagcagccccctccccaccccaggccagGCCCTTTGACCCGGCATGGCGCGCCGACTTCCTGATGGACTACGATGCTGGTGCTGGCACCATGGTGTGCATGGTCTGCGAGTACTCCCTGCTGCCTATTCGACTAGGCACCGTCATGCGCCACATCCGCCAGTGCCATGCCGAGACCCTGCACTTGCCTCGGGGGGTGCGCCGGGCCATCCGTGAGGTGTGGGAGACCCGGGGACCCGTCCCCGCTCCACCCCAGCACGGGGCGCTGAAGGGGGAATAG
- the SPINDOC gene encoding spindlin interactor and repressor of chromatin-binding protein isoform X1, which translates to MEVKAEVSRLEYIAVSLKCEAEEPVPIAACAQLCAPMGDLAPGVKLEEADKEPLDRGGAPAEAGPGRAWQQEYLVGDCPGRGGTVCMVCGTFLGTCGPSAAREHVLQHHAHSLGLSPEEKRNILEAWSQGGNLPEGAPPPCTPGQYHGAKEPAEIEVLIDPEEQTVTRKRGQPRGRPAPRPDARALEPGQRPRGQRRRQSMRPVEGMALPARERRSKQLSEGQDRGTVSPGTTSPSEEAAPSSAPPEIRLFTDGSFPAGFTLRLYCRPQSASGGREIRKNPSVQEQKSPGDRGKTQALGKRQKQLGKAGTVRRSTGNPVGNGPISALPSQDLDPGVPRLRRKGCSHHGITRRLRLSPSTVRCTLQSWQTQGKAPAAPSPPQARPFDPAWRADFLMDYDAGAGTMVCMVCEYSLLPIRLGTVMRHIRQCHAETLHLPRGVRRAIREVWETRGPVPAPPQHGALKGE; encoded by the exons ATGGAGGTGAAGGCAGAGGTGTCCCGGCTGGAGTACATTGCTGTCTCGCTGAAGTGTGAGGCAGAGGAACCAGTGCCAATTGCAGCCTGTGCCCAGCTCTGTGCCCCCATGGGTGACCTCGCCCCCGGGGTCAAGCTGGAGGAGGCTGACAAGGAGCCTCTAGACAGAG GGGGAGCAccagcagaggcagggcctggTAGGGCCTGGCAGCAGGAGTACTTAGTGGGAGACTGCCCAGGGCGCGGCGGGACCGTGTGCATGGTCTGTGGCACCTTCCTGGGTACCTGTGGGCCAAGTGCTGCCCGGGAGCATGTTCTGCAGCACCACGCCCACTCGCTGGGCCTCAGCCCGGAGGAGAAGCGCAACATTCTGGAGGCCTGGAGCCAGGGGGGCAACCTGCCCGAGGGggcacccccaccctgcaccccag GTCAGTACCATGGGGCCAAGGAACCAGCCGAGATCGAGGTTCTAATTGATCCAGAGGAGCAGACGGTGACCCGGAAACGGGGGCAGCCCAGAGGGCGCCCTGCCCCTCGCCCAG ATGCTAGGGCCCTGGAGCCCGGGCAGCGCCCGCGGGGCCAGAGGAGACGACAGAGCATGAGGCCTGTGGAGGGCATGGCGCTACCAGCCAGGGAGCGTAGGAGCAAGCAGCTGAGTGAGGGACAGGACAGGGGCACCGTGAGTCCAG GGACAACATCCCCCTCAGAGGAGGCTGCCCCAAGCTCAGCGCCCCCCGAAATCCGCCTCTTCACTGACGGTTCTTTCCCAGCCGGATTCACGCTCAGGCTGTACTGCAGACCCCAGTCAG CTTCTGGAGGGAGAGAAATCAGGAAGAATCCAAGCGTCCAGGAACAGAAGAGCCCAGGGGACAGGGGAAAAACCCAGGCACTGGGGAAGAGACAGAAGCAGCTCGGCAAAGCAGGGACCGTGAGACGGAGCACAGGGAACCCAG TTGGCAACGGCCCCATCTCTGCGCTGCCCAGCCAGGATCTGGACCCAGGTGTCCCCCGCCTCCGCCGCAAGGGCTGCTCTCACCATGGCATCACCCGGCGCCTCCGGCTGAGCCCTAGCACCGTCCGCTGCACGCTGCAGAGCTGGCAGACGCAGGGCAaggccccagcagccccctccccaccccaggccagGCCCTTTGACCCGGCATGGCGCGCCGACTTCCTGATGGACTACGATGCTGGTGCTGGCACCATGGTGTGCATGGTCTGCGAGTACTCCCTGCTGCCTATTCGACTAGGCACCGTCATGCGCCACATCCGCCAGTGCCATGCCGAGACCCTGCACTTGCCTCGGGGGGTGCGCCGGGCCATCCGTGAGGTGTGGGAGACCCGGGGACCCGTCCCCGCTCCACCCCAGCACGGGGCGCTGAAGGGGGAATAG
- the ZFTA gene encoding zinc finger translocation-associated protein: protein MEAPPSPPPRRPVKLEPLDPEAGESPSQDSTEAPELMLGRSLAWGTPKEHLLMASGGRKYSDHCEERASRPGKSRIPGRDHRRYYHEHWRAEYLMDFNPARHGMICMVCGSALATLKLSTIKRHIRQKHPYSGGWGPCEKQVIIQSWDAHLGLDGELEGHGDPTQAPDSLQGAQGMLSAGGGFRRRRRAPYPSPRGAARRPVVGGRKALPSTRQLERYVRESLQSWFQAEFLMDYDAQGNRLCCMMCGRGLPSLNLDDIKHHVLQAHPTSLAFSPAEKGAILEAWNSRALVLAAGKGWVPQEEHPAEPDASSPGDLSAEASEPCSVMAAPEPEESSSPGSWAKEEPVAPWELDAGGPLRGKDHQRHFQEHWRLEYLMDYHGKRHGLVCMVCGGALATLKMSTIKRHIRQRHPDSTLLSHQVKALIVEEWNRKVAQLVEMGSPQPEQASGDSQNPLQPSSPEELDEDVQLPAEGEEEEEESVLVVGTPPYTPQSPSDLTAGPPMGPAPAPRREQRRNYQLHWRVEYLMDYDGRRHGLVCMVCGGALATLKVSTIKRHILHVHPFSLDFTPEERQTILEAYNETALRYEPALGEESEVKPHPFLQATPTDGEEAELACVPPTSTA, encoded by the exons ATGGAGgcgcctccctcccctcccccccgccgcccCGTCAAACTGGAGCCCCTGGACCCGGAGGCAG GGGAATCCCCAAGCCAGGACAGCACCGAGGCCCCTGAGTTGATGCTAGGGAGGTCCCTGGCATGGGGGACCCCCAAGGAGCACCTCCTGATGGCTTCAGGGGGGCGGAAGTACTCAGATCACTGTGAGGAGCGGGCATCTCGGCCTGGGAAGAGCCGCATCCCTGGGCGGGACCATCGGCGCTATTATCACGAGCACTGGCGGGCTGAGTACCTGATGGACTTCAACCCGGCGCGGCATGGCATGATCTGCATGGTGTGTGGCAGCGCCCTGGCCACCCTCAAGCTGAGCACCATCAAGCGTCACATCCGCCAGAAGCACCCCTACTCCGGGGGCTGGGGCCCCTGCGAGAAGCAGGTCATCATCCAGAGCTGGGACGCCCACCTCGGGCTGGACGGGGAGCTTGAGGGGCATGGAGACCCCACCCAGGCACCTGACAGTCTGCAGGGAGCACAAG GGATGCTGTCAGCGGGGGGCGGGTTCCGGCGTCGGCGCCGTGCCCCATACCCATCGCCCCGGGGGGCTGCCCGGCGGCCGGTGGTTGGGGGCAGGAAGGCATTGCCCAGCACCCGCCAACTGGAGCGCTACGTGCGTGAGTCGCTGCAGAGCTGGTTCCAGGCTGAGTTCCTCATGGATTACGATGCCCAGGGCAACCGGCTGTGCTGCATGATGTGTGGGCGCGGGCTGCCCAGCCTCAACCTGGATGACATCAAACACCACGTGCTGCAGGCCCACCCCACCTCGCTCGCCTTCAGCCCCGCTGAGAAGGGTGCCATCCTGGAGGCCTGGAACTCCCGCGccctggtgctggctgctggCAAGGGCTGGGTGCCGCAGGAAGAGCACCCTgcag AGCCCGATGCCTCCTCCCCTGGGGACCTTAGTGCTGAGGCCTCTGAGCCATGCTCGGTGATGGCTGCCCCagagccagaggagagcagcTCCCCAGGGAGCTGGGCCAAGGAGGAGCCTGTGGCGCCGTGGGAGCTGGATGCAGGGGGGCCGCTGCGGGGTAAAGACCACCAGCGCCACTTCCAGGAGCACTGGCGGCTGGAGTACCTGATGGATTACCACGGCAAGCGGCACGGGCTGGTTTGcatggtgtgtgggggggcactggccACCCTCAAAATGAGCACCATCAAACGCCACATCCGCCAGCGGCACCCTGACTCCACCCTGCTCAGCCACCAGGTCAAAGCCCTGATCGTGGAGGAGTGGAACCGCAAGGTTGCCCAGCTGGTGGAGATGGGgtcaccccagccagagcaggcCTCAG GAGActcccagaatcctttgcagCCATCAAGCCCCGAGGAGCTGGATGAGGATGTGCAGCTGcctgcagagggggaggaggaagaggaggagagtgtGTTGGTGGTGGGGAcgcccccatacaccccacagAGCCCCTCTGACCTCACAGCTGGCCCCCCTATGGGCCCGGCACCGGCACCGCGGCGGGAGCAGCGGCGGAACTACCAGCTGCACTGGCGCGTGGAATACCTGATGGACTACGATGGCAGGCGGCACGGGCTGGTGTGCATGGTGTGCGGGGGGGCGCTCGCCACCCTCAAGGTGAGCACCATCAAACGCCACATCCTGCACGTGCACCCCTTCTCCTTGGACTTCACCCCAGAGGAGCGGCAGACCATCCTGGAGGCCTACAATGAGACAGCACTGCGCTATGAGCCTGCCCTGGGGGAGGAGTCTGAGGttaagccccaccccttcctccaggcCACTCCTACtgatggggaagaggcagagttggCCTGTGTCCCACCCACCAGCACAGCATAG